One segment of uncultured Tolumonas sp. DNA contains the following:
- the rbsB gene encoding ribose ABC transporter substrate-binding protein RbsB: protein MKKLAILVSAVVLSSSVSVSAMAKDTMALVVSTLNNPFFVTLKDGAEHKAKALGYDLLVLDSQNDPAKELANVEDLTVRGVKVLLINPTDSDAVGNAIAIANKAKLPVLTLDRGANKGTVVSHIASDNIAGGKMAGDFIATKLGEKAKIIQLEGIAGTSAARDRGAGFKQAADAHGFQMLASQPADFDRTKGLNVMENLLSGHGDVQAVFAQNDEMALGAVRALQAAGKDKVLVVGFDGTDDGVKAVHKGKMAATVAQQPDQIGAIGVETADKVLKGQTVPANIPVPLKVVSK, encoded by the coding sequence ATGAAAAAGTTAGCAATTCTGGTTTCTGCTGTGGTGTTGAGTAGTTCAGTATCCGTTTCTGCTATGGCAAAAGACACCATGGCACTGGTGGTTTCCACTCTGAATAATCCGTTCTTTGTCACGTTAAAAGATGGCGCAGAACATAAAGCCAAAGCCTTGGGTTATGACTTGCTGGTGCTGGATTCACAAAATGACCCGGCGAAAGAGCTGGCTAACGTGGAAGACTTAACGGTTCGTGGGGTCAAAGTGCTGTTGATCAATCCGACCGATTCGGATGCCGTAGGTAATGCGATTGCGATTGCCAATAAAGCCAAACTACCGGTGCTGACACTGGATCGTGGTGCGAACAAAGGCACGGTCGTGAGTCATATCGCTTCCGATAATATCGCAGGCGGTAAAATGGCGGGTGATTTCATTGCGACCAAATTGGGTGAAAAAGCCAAAATCATCCAATTGGAAGGGATCGCGGGGACCTCTGCTGCGCGAGATCGTGGCGCCGGATTCAAACAAGCAGCTGATGCTCATGGCTTCCAGATGCTGGCCAGCCAACCTGCCGATTTCGATCGTACTAAGGGCCTGAACGTCATGGAAAACCTGCTGTCAGGGCATGGTGATGTGCAAGCAGTGTTTGCACAAAACGATGAAATGGCCTTAGGTGCGGTACGTGCGCTGCAAGCTGCTGGTAAAGACAAAGTGTTGGTGGTGGGTTTTGACGGCACTGACGATGGCGTAAAAGCCGTTCATAAAGGCAAAATGGCTGCCACGGTAGCGCAGCAACCTGATCAGATTGGGGCGATTGGGGTTGAGACCGCAGACAAAGTGTTGAAAGGTCAAACTGTACCCGCCAACATTCCTGTACCGCTAAAAGTGGTGTCTAAATAA
- the rbsK gene encoding ribokinase: protein MSKKLVVLGSVNADHVLSVPRFPQPGETLVGSGYHIAYGGKGANQAVAAGRTGADIAFIACVGSDDIGARMKEQFVIDGIDTQAVMAVEGTTTGVAMIWVSAEGENCIGISAGANAELTPERLQPHLSLISEADVLLMQLESPLNTVELAAQTAKKAGTQVILNPAPAQALPESLLQVIDVITPNETEAQALTSIVVETDADAQKAADALHAYGIKTVLITLGARGVWVSEQGKGELIPGFRVQALDTTAAGDTFNGALVTAQLEGLPMAQAIRFAHAAAAISVTRSGAQPSIPLRSEVDAFLAARS from the coding sequence ATGAGTAAAAAACTGGTCGTTCTCGGCAGCGTTAATGCCGATCACGTATTATCTGTGCCGCGCTTTCCACAACCGGGTGAAACGCTAGTCGGCAGCGGGTATCACATCGCTTACGGCGGCAAAGGGGCCAATCAGGCCGTTGCAGCCGGCAGAACCGGTGCAGATATTGCGTTTATTGCTTGTGTGGGCAGTGATGATATTGGCGCCCGCATGAAAGAACAGTTTGTTATTGATGGTATTGATACCCAAGCGGTGATGGCGGTTGAGGGCACAACGACCGGTGTTGCCATGATTTGGGTTTCTGCCGAAGGTGAAAATTGTATCGGCATTTCTGCGGGGGCCAATGCTGAGCTGACACCAGAACGTTTACAGCCGCATTTATCGTTAATTAGCGAAGCTGATGTATTGCTGATGCAACTGGAAAGCCCGCTGAATACGGTAGAATTAGCGGCACAAACTGCCAAAAAAGCGGGTACACAGGTGATCCTCAATCCGGCACCGGCTCAAGCGTTACCGGAATCTTTATTGCAGGTGATCGATGTGATCACGCCCAATGAAACTGAAGCGCAGGCATTAACCAGCATTGTGGTAGAAACCGATGCCGATGCACAGAAAGCGGCGGATGCTTTGCATGCTTACGGTATCAAAACTGTATTGATTACCCTCGGCGCTCGTGGTGTCTGGGTCAGTGAACAGGGAAAAGGTGAATTAATTCCCGGTTTTCGTGTGCAAGCGCTCGACACGACCGCAGCGGGTGATACCTTTAACGGCGCGTTAGTTACCGCGCAGTTAGAAGGGTTACCAATGGCACAGGCCATTCGTTTTGCCCATGCTGCCGCGGCAATTTCAGTGACACGTTCAGGCGCGCAGCCTTCAATTCCACTTCGGTCTGAGGTTGATGCATTTTTAGCTGCAAGGAGTTAG
- a CDS encoding substrate-binding domain-containing protein — protein MATMKDVARLAGVSTSTVSHVVNNTRFVSDEIRERILKVVADLNYSPSALARSLKLNQTRTLGMMVTTSNNPFFAEVVAGVERICYQRGYTLVLCNTEGDPERLSHNLEVLLQKRIDGLLLMCTEVRSASSEVFGRHPPVPMVVMDWGPLGSIADQIQDNSEHGGYLATQHLIAQGHRNIGLITGPRDKLPAQRRLDGYCKALQEADISFRPEYVVEGDFEFAGGITAMQQLLTLSERPTAIFAGNDVSAVGVYQALYRAGLHVPQDMSVIGYDDIELARYLTPPLTTIHQPQEDLCRQAVDTLLERIQGADDAPRIISLEPTLIQRESVCCIKRS, from the coding sequence TTGGCCACCATGAAAGATGTCGCCCGCTTAGCGGGTGTTTCAACCTCCACGGTTTCACATGTGGTAAACAATACCCGCTTCGTCAGCGACGAAATTCGCGAGCGTATTTTGAAAGTGGTGGCCGATCTTAACTATTCACCTTCCGCCTTAGCGCGCAGTTTAAAACTCAATCAAACCCGAACGCTGGGTATGATGGTGACGACATCCAATAACCCATTCTTTGCGGAAGTCGTCGCTGGCGTAGAGCGTATCTGTTATCAGCGTGGTTATACCTTGGTATTGTGTAATACCGAAGGTGATCCGGAACGCTTAAGTCATAATCTCGAAGTGTTGCTGCAAAAACGCATTGATGGTCTGTTATTGATGTGCACCGAGGTGCGCTCGGCATCGTCTGAGGTGTTTGGCCGACATCCACCAGTACCAATGGTAGTGATGGATTGGGGGCCGTTAGGGAGTATTGCGGATCAAATCCAGGATAATTCCGAGCACGGTGGTTATCTTGCTACGCAACATCTGATTGCACAGGGACATCGTAATATTGGGCTTATTACCGGGCCGCGCGACAAACTACCGGCACAACGCCGTCTGGATGGTTATTGCAAAGCATTACAGGAAGCGGATATTTCATTCCGGCCTGAATATGTTGTCGAAGGTGATTTTGAGTTTGCGGGTGGCATTACCGCGATGCAGCAATTACTAACGTTATCTGAACGCCCAACTGCCATATTTGCGGGCAACGATGTGTCAGCAGTTGGCGTCTATCAGGCGTTATATCGCGCCGGTTTGCATGTGCCGCAAGATATGTCAGTCATTGGTTATGATGACATTGAACTCGCTCGTTATTTGACACCGCCGCTAACCACGATCCATCAACCGCAGGAAGATTTATGTCGGCAGGCAGTTGATACGCTGCTGGAACGCATTCAGGGGGCTGATGATGCGCCAAGGATCATCTCTCTGGAGCCTACGCTCATTCAACGAGAATCGGTGTGTTGTATTAAAAGATCTTAA
- a CDS encoding molybdopterin-dependent oxidoreductase produces the protein MNNKNRIIAACCLSMLLTPFSWAETKEVVVPVKKEVSAPVILSVAGPQAADFTLAQLQALPQKTVVTTTPWTEGSHTYTGVLLRDLLDKQGLQKAVKLNAKALNDYVTTITVADVYKYDVLLALTQDGKLLTRRNKGPVWVIYPLTQHPELDKPSYHSAMIWQLRSISVSD, from the coding sequence ATGAATAATAAAAATCGGATCATTGCGGCGTGTTGCCTGAGTATGTTGCTGACCCCGTTTAGTTGGGCCGAGACAAAAGAAGTCGTTGTTCCCGTTAAAAAAGAAGTTTCTGCACCGGTTATTCTGTCTGTTGCTGGCCCTCAAGCTGCCGATTTTACGTTAGCGCAGTTACAAGCGTTACCACAAAAGACCGTTGTCACGACTACACCTTGGACGGAAGGCTCACATACTTACACCGGTGTCTTATTACGTGACTTGCTGGATAAACAAGGGTTACAAAAAGCCGTTAAGCTGAATGCCAAGGCTTTGAACGATTATGTTACGACCATCACAGTGGCTGATGTTTATAAATATGATGTACTGCTGGCACTGACTCAAGATGGCAAATTACTAACTCGTCGTAATAAAGGGCCTGTGTGGGTGATTTATCCATTAACTCAGCATCCAGAGCTGGATAAACCCTCTTATCACAGTGCGATGATATGGCAATTACGCTCTATCAGTGTGAGTGATTAA
- a CDS encoding bifunctional diguanylate cyclase/phosphodiesterase translates to MGGYSKFIVLGLLIIGMTIGMFSSLYSFQTVSQRITAHSTLSAWSLAQLELEYQKLSTELQLYRAGKSDSDKLSLAYDLAWNRMDVFLHGAESAAVRSQFGAEALIQKVFFLLQQHEALMENLPSPDSPELAAWEQQLLTLQPDIRQLMIQNFTGPGARRGMDSIEATVKHISWVLAVVALLSLLVSYLLFRESRQHWFLSLHDPLTTLTNRAHFLTLLKERCYQASVKRQALSLCILDIQRFNEVNDLFGYQNGDALLQGFGQILRLRFGKTALVGRTGGSEFALLIPQHEVTTLLPEVLKELDAFLREYDPAHRVYLCCGVSTYPEQCSTDGELFQFAEQALSAAKKNSPHHYQVFNTRMLSDFQRRRELATHLRAELQVPDSAKLFMCYQPVHSVLPSDKLGMEALLRWKHPLFGFVAPPEIIEIAEEHGLGDALGDWIFRRVFKDLGSLPFWQLERISVAVNLSESMFTLNLPTKLNQFLRDCPILHEQLILELTETIALHDFTTSQQILRALQKDNIRIALDDFGTGFSSLAYLKDLSLDKLKIDKSFIQQIDLDPRQLYLVRHITELAHDLGLTVVAEGVETAVELEVVAEIGVEEIQGYHYSRPLELSHLISYLSKHFHPETPS, encoded by the coding sequence ATGGGGGGATATTCGAAGTTTATTGTCTTAGGGCTGCTGATCATTGGCATGACCATTGGCATGTTCAGCTCCCTTTACTCTTTTCAGACAGTGTCACAGCGCATTACCGCGCATTCGACACTGAGCGCATGGTCGTTGGCGCAACTTGAGCTGGAATATCAGAAATTAAGTACCGAACTACAGCTCTATCGTGCCGGAAAGAGTGATAGCGATAAACTTTCTTTGGCTTATGACTTAGCCTGGAATCGGATGGATGTTTTTTTACACGGTGCCGAAAGCGCTGCAGTCAGAAGTCAATTTGGTGCTGAAGCTCTGATCCAAAAAGTGTTTTTTTTACTTCAGCAACATGAAGCGCTGATGGAAAATTTACCATCTCCCGATTCCCCTGAGTTAGCCGCATGGGAACAACAATTACTGACGTTGCAACCAGATATTCGCCAGCTCATGATTCAGAATTTTACCGGCCCCGGTGCTAGACGGGGCATGGATTCTATCGAAGCGACGGTTAAGCATATTTCTTGGGTGTTGGCGGTTGTCGCACTGCTGAGTTTACTGGTGAGTTATCTGTTATTCCGTGAATCGCGGCAGCATTGGTTTTTATCACTGCATGATCCTTTAACGACGCTGACCAATCGTGCGCATTTTTTAACATTACTCAAAGAGCGTTGTTATCAGGCGAGTGTAAAACGACAAGCGCTGAGTTTGTGCATCTTAGATATTCAACGCTTTAATGAGGTCAATGACCTGTTTGGTTATCAAAACGGTGATGCTTTGCTGCAAGGTTTTGGGCAGATTTTGCGTTTGCGGTTTGGTAAGACAGCTTTAGTTGGCCGCACCGGGGGCAGTGAATTTGCCTTATTAATTCCCCAGCATGAAGTAACAACTTTGCTGCCAGAGGTGCTGAAAGAACTCGACGCATTTTTGCGAGAATATGATCCAGCGCATCGGGTCTATCTTTGCTGTGGGGTCAGCACCTACCCGGAACAATGTTCGACCGATGGCGAATTATTCCAATTTGCCGAACAAGCATTATCAGCCGCGAAGAAAAATAGTCCTCACCATTACCAGGTGTTTAATACGCGCATGTTGAGTGATTTTCAGCGTCGACGTGAGTTAGCTACGCACCTGCGAGCTGAATTACAAGTGCCTGATTCAGCCAAATTGTTTATGTGTTATCAGCCGGTGCACTCTGTTCTGCCATCAGACAAACTCGGTATGGAAGCGCTGTTGCGTTGGAAGCACCCATTATTTGGCTTTGTAGCGCCGCCGGAGATTATTGAGATTGCGGAAGAGCATGGGTTGGGTGATGCATTAGGCGATTGGATATTCCGGCGTGTATTTAAAGACCTGGGTTCACTGCCGTTTTGGCAGCTCGAACGTATCTCCGTTGCGGTGAATCTCTCGGAATCTATGTTCACGCTGAATTTACCGACCAAGCTGAACCAATTCTTACGCGACTGCCCCATCTTGCATGAACAATTGATCCTTGAATTGACAGAGACGATCGCATTGCATGACTTTACCACCAGTCAGCAAATTCTGCGGGCGTTGCAAAAAGATAATATCCGCATTGCTCTGGACGACTTTGGTACCGGCTTTTCTTCGCTGGCCTATCTGAAAGATTTATCGCTCGATAAATTGAAGATTGATAAATCCTTTATTCAGCAAATTGACCTCGACCCTCGTCAGTTATATCTGGTGCGTCATATTACTGAACTAGCGCATGATCTGGGTTTGACTGTGGTCGCGGAAGGGGTGGAAACGGCCGTAGAATTAGAGGTTGTTGCCGAAATTGGCGTGGAGGAGATCCAAGGTTATCACTACTCCCGGCCATTAGAATTATCGCATCTGATCAGTTATCTTTCGAAACATTTTCATCCGGAAACACCTTCATAA
- a CDS encoding ADP-ribosylglycohydrolase family protein has protein sequence MDKGLDRARGCLVGLAVGDAVGTTLEFRPRGSFKPLTDMVGGGHFCLQKGYWTDDTSMALCLAHSLLECEGFNATDQMQRYCNWYDNGYLSSIGNCFDIGTTVSSALRRFQKNGNPFSGMKATWTSGNGSIMRLAPIPIAYTHDAEQAIHYARQSSRTTHGAELCLDACGWMSAQLLDLLQGGDKASLLRVSYPAQTEAIATLQQFDFLDKNYRDLKGTGYVLESLEAALWCFWHTHCYADCILAAANLGDDADTTAAVAGQLAGAYYGYRGIREDWCQHLYWHDEICALSDKLYYLQPAAEELTPEWPHAATT, from the coding sequence ATGGATAAAGGGTTAGATCGTGCCCGTGGTTGTCTGGTTGGTTTAGCCGTGGGTGACGCAGTGGGTACTACACTGGAGTTTCGCCCCCGCGGTTCGTTTAAACCGCTAACTGATATGGTCGGTGGCGGTCATTTTTGTCTGCAAAAAGGTTACTGGACTGACGATACGTCGATGGCACTTTGTCTTGCTCACAGCCTGTTAGAGTGCGAAGGTTTTAATGCGACAGATCAGATGCAACGTTACTGCAACTGGTATGACAACGGTTATCTCAGCAGCATCGGTAACTGTTTTGATATTGGTACCACGGTTTCCAGTGCACTTCGTCGCTTTCAGAAAAATGGAAATCCCTTCTCTGGTATGAAAGCCACCTGGACATCAGGTAATGGCTCTATCATGCGACTGGCACCCATTCCAATTGCTTATACGCATGATGCAGAGCAAGCCATTCATTACGCGCGGCAAAGCTCCCGTACTACACATGGTGCTGAACTTTGTCTTGATGCCTGTGGCTGGATGTCGGCCCAACTGCTCGATTTGTTGCAAGGTGGTGATAAAGCAAGTTTGTTGCGTGTGTCTTATCCGGCACAAACTGAAGCGATTGCGACATTACAGCAATTCGATTTTCTGGATAAAAACTATCGCGATTTAAAAGGCACCGGTTATGTACTGGAAAGTCTGGAAGCAGCGCTGTGGTGTTTTTGGCATACCCATTGTTATGCCGACTGCATTCTGGCGGCGGCTAATCTGGGTGATGATGCCGACACGACCGCAGCCGTTGCTGGGCAGCTGGCGGGTGCTTATTACGGTTATCGGGGGATCAGGGAGGATTGGTGTCAGCATTTATACTGGCATGATGAGATCTGCGCACTCTCCGACAAACTTTATTATCTGCAACCTGCTGCTGAAGAATTAACGCCGGAGTGGCCGCATGCAGCCACTACCTGA
- a CDS encoding NAD(+)--dinitrogen-reductase ADP-D-ribosyltransferase, with translation MQPLPEERLLLAELTLPINRCNVPAPVLASLIFQEHPIQLQLDGVETFYSELFDRLVVCRDARQRVDIFNDYMAVRFRLPEAKLAHRPDADPVPRPQSNYRKLLLGWLFDSDSDAGAAWRQWVESRFGLRTIYHHELISEPESDAYIRYMQACVRSTYQTNELASQLDLLYSFCQYQLVHQHPEQQYLILYRGSDESPCYHYQQHPVLILNNLSSCSSDVDEAYRFGPRVVELQVPLSKIVCFDALLPRGLNGEQEYMVLGGIYKAKQVW, from the coding sequence ATGCAGCCACTACCTGAAGAACGCCTATTACTCGCCGAGTTAACCTTACCGATCAATCGCTGTAATGTGCCGGCACCAGTATTGGCGAGTTTGATCTTTCAGGAACATCCCATTCAGTTACAACTGGATGGGGTAGAGACGTTTTATTCTGAGCTGTTTGATCGTTTGGTTGTCTGCCGTGATGCCCGCCAGCGGGTGGACATCTTTAATGATTATATGGCGGTGCGCTTTCGGCTGCCGGAGGCAAAATTAGCACATCGGCCGGATGCCGACCCGGTGCCGCGTCCGCAAAGCAATTACCGGAAATTATTGCTGGGCTGGTTATTTGATTCCGACAGTGACGCCGGTGCGGCCTGGCGGCAATGGGTCGAGTCCCGATTCGGTTTGCGCACAATTTATCATCATGAGCTAATTTCTGAGCCGGAATCGGATGCGTATATCCGTTATATGCAGGCTTGTGTCAGATCAACTTATCAAACGAACGAATTAGCCAGCCAGCTGGATCTGTTATATAGCTTTTGTCAGTACCAATTGGTGCATCAACATCCAGAACAGCAATATCTGATTCTCTATCGGGGCAGTGATGAATCGCCTTGTTATCACTATCAGCAACATCCGGTATTAATACTGAATAATCTTAGTTCTTGCAGCAGTGATGTCGATGAAGCATACCGGTTTGGCCCTCGTGTGGTCGAGCTACAGGTGCCATTGAGTAAAATTGTTTGCTTTGACGCGTTGTTACCGCGTGGATTAAATGGTGAGCAGGAATACATGGTTTTAGGTGGAATATATAAAGCCAAACAGGTCTGGTGA